One Phoenix dactylifera cultivar Barhee BC4 chromosome 14, palm_55x_up_171113_PBpolish2nd_filt_p, whole genome shotgun sequence DNA window includes the following coding sequences:
- the LOC103701354 gene encoding dynamin-like protein ARC5, translating to MKKGAVDRSEGGGEEAAAAEEEEEEWASSGKLYEAYNELHGLAQEFETPFEAPAVLVVGHQTDGKSALVEALMGFQFNHVGGGTKTRRPITLHMKYNPTCELPWCRLVSDADPAVAHFKSLAEIQAYIEAENMRLESDPCQFSEKEIIIKIEYKYCPNLTMIDTPGLIIPAPGRKNRILQGQARAVEALVRAKMQHKEFIILCLEDCSDWSNATTRRAVMQIDPELSRTVIVSTKLDTKIPQFSRSSDVEVFLKPPVCMLDGCLLGDSPFFTSVPSGRVGPGHEAVYRSNEEFKKAISLRELEDVASLEEKLGRSLSKEERSRIGVSSLRLFLEELLQKRYLESVPLIIPLLEKEFRSTTRKLSDVNKELSNLDEVKLKEKGRAFHDSLLTKLSLLLKGTVVAPPDKFGETLQDERTSGGTFIGTDGLQFPHKMMPNAGMRLYGGAQYHRAMAEFRLVVGGVKCPPITREEIVNACGVEDIHDGTNYSRTACVIAVAKARDTFEPFLHQLGFRLLYILKRLLPISVYLLQKDGEYLSSHEVFLRRVEIAFNNFAEVTERACRDKCMEDLVSTTRYVTWSLHNKNRAGLRQFLDSFSGTEHSSNGNSTCLGGLQESSFGSNDNKHERLKTDLKPNHGTQGVDSNSCSPLVETRLVDLLDSTLWNRRLAPSSERIVFALVHQIFHGIKEHFLVSTELKFNCFLLMPVVDKLPALLREDLESAFEDDLDNIFDITQLRHSLGQCKRDLEIELKRIQRLKEKFREINQQLNSHQIWPKRISTVKPRC from the exons ATGAAGAAGGGCGCCGTCGACCGGAGCGAAGGCGGAGGAGAGGAAGCCGCTGccgccgaggaggaggaggaggagtgggCGTCGTCGGGGAAGCTGTACGAGGCGTACAACGAGCTCCACGGGCTGGCGCAGGAGTTCGAGACTCCGTTCGAGGCGCCGGCGGTGCTGGTCGTAGGGCACCAGACCGACGGGAAGAGCGCCCTCGTGGAGGCCCTCATGGGGTTCCAGTTCAATCACGTCGGCGGCGGCACCAAGACCCGCCGCCCCATCACGCTCCACATGAAGTACAACCCCACCTGCGAGCTCCCCTGGTGCCGCCTCGTCTCCGACGCCGACCCCGCCGTCGCGCACTTCAAATCCCTCGCAGAGATCCag GCTTATATTGAAGCTGAAAACATGAGGCTGGAGAGTGATCCCTGTCAATTTTCAGAGAAAGAAATCATTATCAAAATAGAGTACAAATACTGTCCAAATCTCACCATGATAGACACTCCAGGTCTTATCATTCCTGCTCCAGGTCGTAAGAATCGAATTTTGCAG GGGCAAGCTCGTGCAGTGGAGGCACTTGTGCGTGCTAAGATGCAACATAAAGAGTTCATCATATTATGCCTTGAAGATTGCAGTGATTGGAGTAATGCCACTACACGGAGAGCAGTTATGCAA ATTGATCCTGAACTATCAAGGACAGTCATAGTCTCCACAAAGCTTGACACAAAAATTCCTCAATTTTCACGATCTTCAGATGTCGAAGTTTTTCTTAAACCACCTGTTTGTATGTTGGATGGTTGTTTATTGGGTGACTCACCCTTCTTCACTTCTGTGCCCTCTGGAAGAGTTGGTCCTGGGCATGAAGCTGTTTACAGATCAAACGAGGAATTTAAGAAA GCCATTTCTTTGAGAGAGCTGGAAGATGTTGCTTCTTTAGAGGAAAAATTAGGTAGATCATTGTCAAAGGAGGAAAGAAGTAGAATAGGTGTGAGCAGCCTTAGGTTATTTTTGGAAGAATTGCTGCAGAAAAG GTACTTGGAGAGTGTTCCACTAATTATTCCACttttagaaaaggaattccggAGCACAACAAGGAAGCTAAGTGATGTCAATAAAGAACTCAG CAATTTGGATGAAGTAAAACTGAAGGAGAAGGGACGTGCATTCCATGATTCATTATTGACAAAG TTATCATTGCTGTTGAAAGGAACAGTGGTAGCACCTCCTGATAAATTTG GGGAAACTTTGCAGGATGAAAGGACTAGCGGAGGAACTTTTATAGGAACTGACGGTCTCCAGTTTCCTCACAAGATGATGCCT AATGCTGGGATGCGACTTTATGGCGGTGCACAATATCATCGTGCAATGGCAGAATTTCGTCTTGTGGTTGGAGGTGTCAAATGTCCTCCAATTACCAGGGAAGAGATTGTAAATGCATGCGGCGTTGAGGACATCCATGATGGAACAAATTATTCTAG GACTGCTTGCGTAATTGCTGTTGCAAAAGCTCGGGACACATTTGAGCCTTTCCTTCATCAG TTAGGCTTTAGGCTTTTATACATATTGAAGAGGTTGCTTCCCATCTCTGTATATCTATTGCAG AAAGATGGTGAGTATCTTAGCAGTCATGAAGTATTTTTAAGGCGCGTTGAGATTGCATTCAATAACTTTGCCGAAGTTACTGAACGAGCATGCCGTGATAA ATGCATGGAGGATTTAGTAAGCACCACTCGTTATGTCACTTGGTCCCTCCATAACAAG AATCGTGCTGGATTACGTCAATTCCTGGACTCATTTTCTGGCACAGAGCATTCTTCTAACGGAAATTCCACTTGTTTGGGTGGTCTGCAAGAGTCATCCTTTGGATCAAATGACAATAAACATGAAAGATTGAAGACAGATTTAAAACCTAACCATGGGACACAAGgtgtcgactcgaattcctgtAGTCCCCTAGTGGAGACAAGACTGGTTGATCTTTTAGATAGCACACTTTGGAACCGAAGGTTGGCTCCTTCATCTGAAAGAATTGTTTTTGCACTAGTACATCAGATTTTCCATGGGATTAAGGAACACTTTTTGGTGTCTACTGAATTGAAG TTTAATTGCTTTCTCCTTATGCCGGTGGTTGACAAGTTGCCAGCCCTTCTACGAGAAGACCTAGAGTCTGCATTTGAAGATGACTTGGATAACATCTTTGACATCACCCAGCTACGCCACTCACTCGGGCAGTGCAAGAGGGATTTGGAGATTGAGTTGAAACGG ATACAGAGGCTTAAGGAGAAGTTTAGAGAGATAAATCAGCAATTGAATTCCCACCAGATTTGGCCAAAGAGAATTTCCACTGTAAAACCACGTTGCTGA